In a single window of the Zea mays cultivar B73 chromosome 5, Zm-B73-REFERENCE-NAM-5.0, whole genome shotgun sequence genome:
- the LOC100279711 gene encoding Lipid phosphate phosphatase delta-like: MEAAAASAAAVGGSGAGLTRWQAAALAALAGWVWAASFYDLTRRARALVQPWVTRRVHAETPAILRFQKLEHKLLDNFFSVLSCVVSVPFYTGFLPLLFWSGHGRLARQMTLLMAFCDYLGNSVKDMVSAPRPCSPPIRRVTATEDEKENAMEYGLPSSHALNTVCLTGYLLHYVLTYGEHGSLTVAAGLSLALLLVMLVGIARIYLGMHSLTDVVAGIGFGIVILAFWLAVHDHVDAFVVSGQNVATFWAGLALLMCFAYPKPEFPTPSFEFHTAFNGVAFGIVYGIQQTYFHFHAPDAPIVFSAELPFLAFAGRVLVGIPTILAVKSCSKALSRWLLPVMCSTLGIPIVSSCYVPALKIDGGSSKSRQAAGGHLQRLLSHFPQKAYDVDTGIRFVQYASLAWSVVDLVPAIFAHLDL, encoded by the exons atggaggcggcggcggcgtcggcggcggcggtcgGGGGTTCGGGCGCTGGACTGACCAGGTGGCAGGCGGCGGCGCTTGCGGCGCTGGCCGGCTGGGTGTGGGCGGCCTCCTTCTACGACCTCACGCGCCGGGCGCGCGCGCTCGTCCAGCCGTGGGTCACGCGCCGGGTGCACGCCGAGACGCCGGCCATCCTCAGGTTCCAG AAGTTGGAGCACAAGTTGCTGGACAATTTCTTCTCTGTGCTGTCATGTGTTGTCTCCGTGCCCTTCTACACGGGATTCCTCCCTCTCCTGTTCTGG AGTGGACACGGCAGGCTGGCTAGGCAGATGACCCTCCTCATGGCTTTCTGTGACTACCTCGGCAACTCTGTCAAG GATATGGTGTCAGCCCCTCGGCCATGCTCTCCACCCATTAGAAGAGTGACGGCTACAGAAGATGAGAAGGAAAATGCCATGGAATATGGGCTACCGTCATCGCATGCTCTCAACACTGTTTGTTTGACGGG ATATTTGTTACATTATGTCCTCACATACGGAGAACATGGCAGTCTTACAGTTGCTGCGGGTTTATCTCTAGCTCTCTTACTTGTTATGCTAGTTGGCATTG CGAGGATATATCTGGGTATGCACAGCTTGACCGACGTTGTCGCTGGAATTGGTTTCGGCATCGTCATCCTCGCATTCTGGCTGGCTGTTCATGACCATGTCGACGCCTTTGTTGTCTCCGGGCAAAACG TTGCAACCTTCTGGGCAGGCCTTGCTCTACTGATGTGCTTTGCGTATCCCAAGCCAGAATTCCCTACCCCGAGCTTTGAATTCCACACAGCATTCAACGGGGTCGCTTTCGGAATC GTGTACGGCATCCAGCAAACCTACTTCCACTTCCACGCCCCCGACGCGCCGATCGTCTTCAGCGCCGAGCTGCCCTTCCTCGCGTTCGCGGGGCGCGTCCTCGTCGGGATCCCGACCATCCTGGCCGTGAAATCGTGCAGCAAGGCGCTCTCCAGGTGGCTGCTGCCCGTGATGTGCAGCACCCTGGGCATCCCCATCGTGTCGTCCTGCTACGTCCCCGCCCTGAAAatcgacggcggcagcagcaagagcAGGCAGGCCGCCGGCGGGCACCTCCAGCGCCTTCTCTCTCACTTCCCCCAGAAGGCGTACGACGTGGACACCGGCATCAGGTTCGTCCAGTACGCCAGCCTCGCGTGGTCCGTGGTTGACTTGGTGCCGGCCATCTTCGCCCATTTGGATTTGTAG